The Micromonospora krabiensis genome window below encodes:
- a CDS encoding YciI family protein, which produces MRFDQHTVVLLVRPADAPELPQDALDRLQDAHLAHQAGLVEQGLVLAAGPFVDTDDESLRGFVVLSVHRDMARELYHNDPAVRAGRLEVRVMSWMVPEGNVRFEDVAMPRSMLEAAAGD; this is translated from the coding sequence ATGCGATTCGACCAGCACACCGTCGTCCTGCTGGTCCGTCCGGCGGACGCCCCCGAGCTGCCGCAGGACGCGCTCGACCGGTTGCAGGACGCCCACCTGGCCCATCAGGCCGGTCTGGTGGAGCAGGGTCTCGTCCTCGCGGCCGGGCCGTTCGTCGACACGGACGACGAGAGCCTGCGCGGCTTCGTGGTGCTCTCCGTCCATCGCGACATGGCACGCGAGCTTTATCACAACGACCCGGCGGTGCGGGCCGGCCGGCTGGAGGTGCGGGTGATGAGCTGGATGGTGCCCGAGGGCAACGTCCGGTTCGAGGACGTGGCGATGCCGCGTTCGATGCTGGAGGCGGCGGCCGGGGACTGA
- the hrpA gene encoding ATP-dependent RNA helicase HrpA, translating to MQNPAAPAATDPVRELHRRLSPLMFRDQRRLQRRLDGVRKLRDPQRRTAALTEITAEVDRAEQRLAARRAAVPVVTYPAGLPVSERKDDIAAAIRDHQVVIVAGETGSGKTTQLPKICLELGRGVHGLIGHTQPRRLAARTVADRIAEELGTELGDVVGYKVRFTDQVSDRSLVKLMTDGILLAELQTDRMLRQYDTLIIDEAHERSLNIDFILGYLRQLLPRRPDLKVIITSATIETDRFARHFAGPATEEHPEGVPAPVVEVSGRTYPVEVRYRPLVEVTEGEDDGEDEENVRDQVQAIGDAVEELAAEGPGDILVFLSGEREIRDTAEALGRLVQNKPLLRDTEILPLYARLSTAEQHRVFAPHRGRRVVLATNVAETSLTVPGIKYVVDPGTARISRYSSRLKVQRLPIEPVSQASANQRKGRCGRTSDGICIRLYDEQDFLSRPEFTDPEILRTNLASVILQMTAIGLGDIAAFPFVDPPDRRNVTDGVNLLHELGALDPTETDPAKRLTPLGRRLAQLPVDPRLARMVVEGERNGCATEVLVIAAALSIQDPRERPAEKQAQADQAHARFADRESDFVALLNLWRHLREQQRELSSSAFRRMCKAEFLNYLRVREWQDIVSQLRQVLRTPEQGDGRRGRRNGAEAATDGGRRGPTADLPEEIDTPKVHQSLLAGLLSHIGLKDAQKNEYLGARGARFAVFPGSALAKRPPRWVMAAELVETSRLWGRVNGRIEPEWVEPLAQHLVKRSYSEPHWEKKQAAVMAYERVTLYGVPLVTSRKVNFGRIDPALSRELFIRHALVEGDWQTHHRFWADNQRLLGEIEELEHRARRRDILVDDQTIFDFYDRRIPADVVSGRHFDAWWKTTRREQPDLLTFTRELLTNSGRGGVDEADYPDEWRADGVALPLTYRFEPGTATDGVTVDIPLPLLNQVPSESFDWQVPGLREELVVALIRSLPKAVRRNFVPVPDYARAALAAMPAGEEPLLDALTRQLRRMTGVTVPRDAWDVTKLPPHLRVTFRVLGEDDQPVAEGKDLPALQRQLKQEVRQVVAAAAPDVARTGLREWSIGTLPRTVEQVRAGYAVTAYPALVDEGATAGVRVFDSAAEAEAAHWAGTRRLLRLTVASPAKFLQGRLSNEAKLALSRNPHGGVQALIEDATGAAIDKLIADAGGPAWDADGFAALRERVRADLVDTVVEVMERARRVLAAAYAVEQRLGRTQNLAVVAALADIRAQLTGLVHAGFLTEAGYARLPDLLRYLTAVERRLDRLPQSPQRDRQQQDRIAVVQKEYQELLAALPPARRQEAAVRQIRWMIEELRVNVFAQALGTPYPVSEQRIYRAMDEAEGR from the coding sequence ATGCAGAATCCAGCCGCACCCGCCGCGACGGACCCCGTCCGCGAGCTGCACCGCCGTCTCAGCCCCCTGATGTTCCGCGACCAGCGCCGCCTCCAGCGGCGGTTGGACGGGGTCCGCAAGCTGCGCGACCCGCAGCGGAGGACGGCGGCGCTGACCGAGATCACCGCCGAGGTCGACCGGGCCGAGCAGCGGCTGGCCGCGCGACGGGCGGCGGTGCCGGTGGTCACCTACCCGGCCGGCCTGCCGGTGAGCGAGCGCAAGGACGACATCGCCGCCGCGATCCGGGACCACCAGGTGGTGATCGTGGCCGGTGAGACCGGCTCCGGCAAGACCACCCAGCTGCCGAAGATCTGCCTGGAGCTGGGGCGCGGCGTGCACGGGTTGATCGGGCACACGCAGCCCCGGCGGCTGGCGGCGCGTACCGTCGCCGACCGCATCGCCGAGGAGCTCGGCACCGAGCTGGGTGACGTCGTCGGCTACAAGGTGCGCTTCACCGACCAGGTGAGCGACCGCAGCCTGGTCAAGCTGATGACCGACGGCATCCTGCTGGCCGAGTTGCAGACCGACCGGATGCTCCGCCAGTACGACACCCTGATCATCGACGAGGCGCACGAGCGCAGCCTCAACATCGACTTCATCCTGGGTTACCTGCGGCAGCTGCTCCCCCGCCGCCCCGACCTCAAGGTGATCATCACCTCGGCGACCATCGAGACCGACCGGTTCGCCCGCCACTTCGCCGGGCCCGCCACCGAGGAGCACCCCGAGGGCGTCCCGGCGCCGGTCGTCGAGGTCTCCGGCCGGACGTACCCGGTGGAGGTGCGCTACCGGCCGCTGGTCGAGGTCACCGAGGGCGAGGACGACGGCGAGGACGAGGAGAACGTCCGCGACCAGGTCCAGGCGATCGGCGACGCGGTCGAGGAGTTGGCCGCCGAGGGCCCCGGCGACATCCTGGTCTTCCTCAGCGGCGAGCGGGAGATCCGGGACACCGCCGAGGCACTGGGCCGGCTCGTGCAGAACAAGCCGCTGCTGCGGGACACGGAGATCCTGCCGCTGTACGCCCGGCTCTCCACCGCCGAACAGCACCGCGTCTTCGCCCCGCACCGGGGCCGGCGGGTCGTGCTCGCCACCAACGTGGCGGAGACCTCGCTGACCGTGCCCGGCATCAAGTACGTGGTCGACCCCGGCACCGCCCGCATCTCCCGCTACAGCAGCCGGCTCAAGGTGCAGCGGCTGCCCATCGAGCCGGTCTCGCAGGCGTCGGCCAACCAGCGCAAGGGCCGCTGCGGCCGGACGTCGGACGGCATCTGCATACGCCTCTACGACGAGCAGGACTTCCTGTCCCGCCCCGAGTTCACCGACCCGGAGATCCTGCGCACCAACCTCGCGTCGGTCATCCTCCAGATGACCGCGATCGGGCTCGGCGACATCGCCGCCTTCCCGTTCGTCGACCCGCCGGACCGGCGCAACGTCACCGACGGCGTCAACCTGCTGCACGAGCTGGGCGCGCTGGACCCGACCGAGACCGACCCGGCGAAGCGGCTCACCCCGCTGGGACGCCGGCTGGCGCAGCTGCCCGTCGACCCCCGGCTGGCCCGGATGGTCGTCGAGGGTGAGCGCAACGGCTGCGCCACCGAGGTGCTGGTGATCGCCGCCGCCCTGTCGATCCAGGACCCCCGGGAGCGGCCCGCCGAGAAGCAGGCCCAGGCCGACCAGGCGCACGCCCGGTTCGCCGACCGGGAGTCGGACTTCGTCGCCCTGCTCAACCTGTGGCGGCACCTGCGGGAGCAGCAGCGGGAGCTGTCCTCCAGCGCCTTCCGACGGATGTGCAAGGCGGAGTTCCTCAACTACCTGCGCGTGCGGGAGTGGCAGGACATCGTCAGCCAACTGCGGCAGGTGCTGCGTACGCCGGAACAGGGTGACGGGCGGCGCGGCCGACGGAACGGCGCGGAGGCCGCGACGGACGGCGGCCGGCGTGGCCCGACCGCGGACCTGCCGGAGGAGATCGACACCCCGAAGGTGCACCAGTCGCTGCTGGCCGGTCTGCTCTCCCACATCGGGCTCAAGGACGCGCAGAAGAACGAGTACCTGGGCGCCCGGGGCGCCCGCTTCGCGGTCTTCCCCGGCTCGGCCCTGGCCAAGCGGCCGCCGCGCTGGGTGATGGCCGCCGAGCTGGTGGAGACGTCGCGGCTGTGGGGCCGGGTGAACGGCCGGATCGAGCCGGAGTGGGTCGAACCCCTCGCGCAGCACCTGGTCAAACGCAGCTACAGCGAGCCGCACTGGGAGAAGAAGCAGGCGGCGGTGATGGCGTACGAGCGGGTGACGCTCTACGGCGTACCGCTGGTGACGTCCCGGAAGGTGAACTTCGGGCGGATCGACCCGGCCCTGTCCCGCGAGCTGTTCATCCGGCACGCCCTGGTGGAGGGCGACTGGCAGACGCACCACCGGTTCTGGGCGGACAACCAGCGGCTGCTCGGCGAGATCGAGGAGCTGGAGCACCGCGCCCGGCGGCGGGACATCCTCGTCGACGACCAGACCATCTTCGACTTCTACGACCGGCGGATCCCCGCCGACGTGGTCTCCGGCCGGCACTTCGACGCGTGGTGGAAGACGACCCGCCGGGAGCAGCCGGACCTTCTGACCTTCACCCGTGAGCTGCTCACGAACAGCGGCCGGGGCGGGGTCGACGAGGCGGACTACCCCGACGAGTGGCGCGCCGACGGGGTCGCGTTGCCGCTGACGTACCGCTTCGAGCCGGGCACCGCGACCGACGGGGTGACCGTCGACATCCCGTTGCCGCTGCTCAACCAGGTGCCCTCGGAGAGCTTCGACTGGCAGGTGCCCGGCCTGCGGGAGGAGCTGGTCGTCGCGCTGATCCGGTCGCTGCCGAAGGCGGTGCGGCGCAACTTCGTGCCGGTGCCGGACTACGCCCGGGCCGCGCTCGCGGCCATGCCGGCCGGCGAGGAGCCGCTGCTGGACGCGCTCACCCGACAGCTGCGCCGGATGACCGGCGTCACCGTGCCCCGCGACGCGTGGGACGTGACGAAGCTGCCGCCGCACCTGCGGGTGACGTTCCGCGTCCTCGGCGAGGACGACCAGCCGGTCGCCGAGGGCAAGGACCTGCCGGCGCTGCAACGCCAGCTCAAGCAGGAGGTACGGCAGGTGGTGGCGGCCGCCGCGCCGGACGTGGCCCGCACCGGACTGCGCGAGTGGAGTATCGGCACCCTGCCCCGCACGGTCGAGCAGGTGCGCGCCGGCTATGCGGTGACCGCCTACCCGGCGCTGGTCGACGAGGGCGCGACGGCCGGGGTACGGGTCTTCGACTCGGCCGCCGAGGCGGAGGCGGCGCACTGGGCGGGCACCCGGCGGCTGCTGCGACTGACCGTGGCCTCACCGGCGAAGTTCCTCCAGGGGCGGCTGTCGAACGAGGCGAAGCTCGCCCTGTCCCGCAACCCGCACGGCGGAGTGCAGGCGCTGATCGAGGACGCGACCGGCGCGGCGATCGACAAGCTCATCGCCGACGCCGGCGGCCCCGCCTGGGACGCCGACGGGTTCGCCGCGCTGCGCGAGCGGGTGCGCGCCGACCTGGTGGACACGGTCGTCGAGGTGATGGAGCGGGCGCGGCGGGTGCTCGCCGCCGCGTACGCGGTGGAGCAGCGGCTCGGCCGCACCCAGAACCTGGCCGTGGTGGCCGCGCTGGCCGACATCCGCGCCCAGCTCACCGGCCTGGTACACGCCGGTTTCCTCACCGAGGCCGGCTACGCCCGGCTGCCCGACCTGCTGCGCTACCTGACGGCGGTCGAGCGGCGACTGGACCGGCTGCCGCAGAGCCCGCAGCGGGACCGGCAGCAGCAGGACCGCATCGCCGTGGTGCAGAAGGAGTACCAGGAGCTGCTCGCGGCGCTGCCGCCGGCCCGCCGGCAGGAGGCCGCCGTCCGGCAGATCCGGTGGATGATCGAGGAGCTGCGGGTGAACGTCTTCGCCCAGGCGCTCGGCACCCCGTACCCGGTGTCGGAGCAGCGCATCTACCGGGCGATGGACGAGGCCGAGGGCCGCTGA
- a CDS encoding cytidine deaminase family protein, protein MTMRDTDRALVQAATAVAKLRCRSENHTVAAAARTADGRVFTGVNVYHFTGGPCAEVVAVGAAATQGVTELETIVAVGDRGRGVIPPCGRCRQVLRDYFPSIRVIVGPADALRVVPIGDLLPDTYVWADHQVDAPAGPVPTPRPHD, encoded by the coding sequence ATGACGATGCGGGACACCGACCGAGCGTTGGTGCAGGCCGCCACGGCGGTCGCGAAGCTGCGCTGCCGCAGCGAGAACCACACCGTGGCCGCCGCCGCCCGCACCGCCGACGGCCGGGTCTTCACCGGCGTGAACGTCTACCACTTCACCGGGGGGCCCTGCGCCGAGGTGGTCGCCGTGGGCGCCGCCGCCACCCAGGGCGTCACCGAGCTGGAGACCATCGTCGCCGTGGGTGACCGCGGGCGGGGCGTGATCCCGCCGTGCGGACGCTGCCGGCAGGTGCTGCGCGACTACTTCCCCTCGATCCGGGTGATCGTCGGGCCCGCCGACGCGCTCCGCGTGGTGCCGATCGGCGACCTGCTCCCCGACACGTACGTCTGGGCCGACCACCAGGTCGACGCGCCCGCCGGCCCGGTGCCGACGCCCCGCCCCCACGACTGA
- a CDS encoding FecCD family ABC transporter permease — protein sequence MTTLVSRPAATTGRRGTARVGRRLTVTLVAALVLLLAVLASFALGSRPLPVDQVWHALVAPDGGEASTIVRELRLPRTALGLAVGVALAVAGVLFQALTRNPLAEPRILGISAGASFGVVLAISVFGVGTLAGYVWFGIGGALLAGLLVFAVASRAREGASPVTLALVGAALDASLASVVYALLSIDARTFEEYRFWVVGGLTGRDLSVALQVLPFVLAGLALAALVARGLDALALGDDVARGLGHRIGLVRLGGGVAAVLLTGAAVAAAGPIAFVGLAVPHLARALVGADHRWTLAVSALLGPALLLGADVVGRLVAPPGEIPAGIVTALIGAPLLAFLVRRARVVTA from the coding sequence GTGACCACCCTCGTCAGCCGGCCGGCCGCCACCACCGGTCGCCGCGGCACCGCCCGCGTCGGCCGCCGGCTCACCGTCACCCTCGTGGCCGCGCTGGTGCTGCTGCTGGCCGTGCTGGCCAGCTTCGCGCTCGGCAGCCGACCCCTCCCGGTGGACCAGGTCTGGCACGCCCTGGTCGCGCCCGACGGCGGGGAGGCCAGCACCATCGTGCGGGAGCTTCGCCTCCCGCGTACGGCCCTGGGCCTGGCCGTCGGCGTGGCGCTCGCGGTCGCCGGGGTGCTCTTCCAGGCCCTCACCCGCAACCCGCTCGCCGAGCCGCGGATCCTCGGCATCAGCGCCGGCGCGTCGTTCGGCGTGGTGCTGGCCATCTCCGTGTTCGGGGTGGGCACGCTCGCCGGGTACGTCTGGTTCGGCATCGGCGGTGCGCTCCTCGCCGGCCTGCTGGTCTTCGCCGTCGCCTCCCGGGCGCGGGAGGGCGCCAGCCCGGTCACCCTCGCGCTGGTCGGCGCCGCGCTCGACGCCAGCCTCGCCTCCGTGGTGTACGCGCTGCTCAGCATCGACGCCCGCACCTTCGAGGAGTACCGCTTCTGGGTCGTCGGCGGGCTGACCGGGCGGGACCTGTCGGTCGCGCTCCAGGTCCTGCCGTTCGTGCTCGCCGGTCTCGCGCTCGCCGCCCTCGTCGCCCGGGGCCTGGACGCGCTCGCCCTCGGCGACGACGTGGCCCGCGGCCTCGGTCACCGGATCGGCCTCGTCCGCCTCGGTGGGGGCGTCGCCGCGGTGCTGCTCACCGGGGCGGCGGTCGCCGCGGCCGGACCCATCGCCTTCGTCGGTCTCGCCGTGCCGCACCTGGCCCGGGCCCTCGTCGGCGCCGACCACCGGTGGACGCTCGCCGTCTCCGCGCTCCTCGGCCCGGCGCTGCTGCTCGGCGCCGACGTCGTCGGCCGCCTGGTCGCCCCGCCCGGCGAGATCCCCGCCGGCATCGTCACCGCCCTGATCGGCGCGCCGCTGCTCGCCTTCCTGGTCCGCCGCGCCCGGGTGGTGACCGCGTGA
- a CDS encoding ABC transporter ATP-binding protein, translated as MLSTRDLVAGYDERTVLDGLNLDLPADAFTVIVGPNACGKSTLLRTMARLLTPRRGTVLLDGAAIRDLPTREVARRLAVLPQSPLVPEGVTVADLVGRGRQPYQRWWRQWSEQDSAAVDQAMALADVAGLADRPVDTLSGGQRQRVWIAMTLAQDTEALLLDEPTTFLDLAHQVEVLDLLHRLRAERGRTVVAVLHDLNQAARYADHLVAMRAGAVVAAGPPREILTAGLVREVFGLECVVVPCPVTGAPLVVPALSGLARETATAASSGAPAGAAGPSGLNSSGAASGATTAADENALAGSYPSEGN; from the coding sequence ATGCTCTCCACCCGCGACCTGGTCGCCGGCTACGACGAGCGGACCGTGCTGGACGGGCTGAACCTGGACCTGCCCGCCGACGCGTTCACCGTGATCGTCGGCCCCAACGCCTGCGGCAAGTCCACGCTGCTGCGGACCATGGCCCGGCTGCTCACTCCGCGCCGCGGCACCGTGCTGCTCGACGGCGCGGCCATCCGCGACCTGCCGACCCGGGAGGTGGCGCGGCGGTTGGCCGTCCTGCCGCAGAGCCCGCTCGTGCCCGAGGGGGTGACCGTCGCCGACCTGGTCGGTCGCGGCCGGCAGCCGTACCAGCGGTGGTGGCGGCAGTGGTCCGAGCAGGACAGCGCGGCCGTGGACCAGGCCATGGCCCTCGCCGACGTCGCCGGCCTCGCCGACCGCCCGGTGGACACCCTCTCCGGTGGCCAGCGGCAGCGGGTGTGGATCGCCATGACCCTCGCCCAGGACACCGAGGCGCTGTTGCTGGACGAGCCGACCACGTTCCTCGACCTGGCCCACCAGGTGGAGGTGCTGGACCTGCTGCACCGGCTGCGCGCCGAGCGGGGCCGCACCGTCGTCGCCGTGCTGCACGACCTCAACCAGGCCGCCCGGTACGCCGACCACCTCGTGGCGATGCGCGCCGGCGCCGTGGTGGCCGCCGGGCCGCCGCGCGAGATCCTCACCGCCGGCCTGGTCCGTGAGGTGTTCGGGCTCGAGTGCGTCGTCGTGCCCTGCCCGGTGACCGGCGCGCCGCTGGTGGTGCCCGCGCTCAGCGGTCTCGCCCGGGAGACCGCCACCGCCGCTTCCTCCGGTGCCCCTGCCGGTGCTGCCGGCCCGTCCGGGCTGAACTCTTCCGGTGCCGCGTCCGGTGCCACAACCGCCGCCGACGAGAACGCTCTCGCCGGCTCGTACCCTTCGGAAGGAAACTGA
- a CDS encoding FecCD family ABC transporter permease, translating to MSAPGRTRTATGGPRDAIRSDAPRPGDHTGAATGVARLPGRSLLRVGPASVQIRRRSVLVATALTVLLAVAVVLSLSLGTPYVAAPDVLRSLSGAGTPYDLVVLDLRLPRIVLAAVAGAAFGIAGTLIQSVARNPLASPDVIGITQGAGLAATIALTSGVAAALVGPAALAGGLVAAALLLALGARHGLAAQRFVLAGVAVAFALRALTEVVMLTADPIDGLRAQIWLIGTLAGKGWTETIWIAGTLLVLLPVLAWAGWALNSTALDDDTARGIGLRPVARRIGLAGTGVLVAAMVTAQVGAVDFVALVAPQVARRLVRAERPPLLCAALLGALLLVLADLAGRRLFAPTQLPAGVLTAAIGGPYLMYLLLRGRRRSS from the coding sequence GTGAGCGCCCCCGGCCGTACCAGGACCGCCACCGGCGGCCCCCGCGACGCGATCCGGTCCGACGCGCCGCGCCCCGGCGACCACACTGGGGCGGCCACCGGTGTCGCCCGGCTGCCCGGCCGCTCACTGCTGCGGGTCGGGCCGGCCAGCGTGCAGATCCGACGGCGCTCGGTGCTCGTCGCGACCGCGCTGACCGTCCTGCTGGCGGTCGCCGTCGTGCTCAGCCTCTCCCTCGGCACGCCGTACGTCGCGGCGCCCGACGTGCTGCGCTCGCTCTCCGGTGCCGGCACCCCGTACGACCTGGTCGTCCTGGACCTGCGGCTGCCCCGCATCGTGCTGGCCGCGGTGGCCGGCGCGGCGTTCGGCATCGCCGGCACGCTGATCCAGAGCGTGGCGCGCAACCCGCTGGCCAGCCCCGACGTCATCGGCATCACCCAGGGTGCCGGCCTGGCCGCGACGATCGCCCTGACCAGCGGCGTGGCCGCGGCGCTGGTCGGGCCCGCCGCGCTGGCCGGCGGGCTGGTCGCGGCGGCGCTGCTGCTCGCCCTCGGCGCGCGGCACGGGCTGGCCGCCCAGCGGTTCGTGCTGGCCGGCGTCGCGGTCGCCTTCGCCCTGCGGGCGCTCACCGAGGTGGTCATGCTCACCGCCGACCCGATCGACGGGCTGCGGGCGCAGATCTGGCTGATCGGCACCCTCGCCGGCAAGGGCTGGACGGAGACGATCTGGATCGCGGGGACGCTGCTGGTGCTGCTGCCCGTGCTCGCCTGGGCCGGGTGGGCGCTCAACAGCACCGCCCTGGACGACGACACCGCCCGGGGCATCGGCCTGCGCCCGGTGGCCCGTCGCATCGGCCTCGCCGGCACCGGCGTGCTCGTCGCCGCGATGGTCACCGCCCAGGTCGGCGCCGTCGACTTCGTCGCGCTCGTCGCACCGCAGGTGGCCCGCCGACTGGTCCGGGCCGAGCGGCCGCCCCTGCTCTGCGCCGCGCTGCTCGGCGCCCTGCTGCTCGTCCTCGCCGACCTCGCCGGGCGGCGGCTCTTCGCGCCCACCCAGCTGCCGGCCGGCGTGCTGACCGCCGCGATCGGCGGGCCGTACCTGATGTACCTGCTCCTGCGCGGCCGCCGGCGGTCCTCGTGA
- a CDS encoding succinate dehydrogenase cytochrome b subunit → MHWTTDQTAPSVGPVVVTRTRSPIRSNVGLKAVMAVTGIILVLFLIAHMLGNLKVFTGETSFDHYAHWLRDIGKPLLPGVWFLWILRAVLVVAVVGHIAAATALALRARAARPVRYAHRAKVQGSYAARTMRWGGVIILLFVIYHLLDLTTGHLNPVGDPSNPYSNVVADFAPERWYVTLFYTLAIVSLGFHLRHGAFSAFRSLGQQTPKGERRARTAALVFAVALCAGYLVVPFAVLTGLVA, encoded by the coding sequence ATGCATTGGACGACTGATCAAACTGCTCCTAGCGTCGGCCCTGTGGTAGTCACGAGAACGCGGTCGCCCATCCGTTCCAATGTCGGTCTCAAGGCCGTCATGGCGGTGACGGGCATCATCCTGGTGCTGTTCCTCATCGCACACATGCTCGGCAACCTGAAGGTGTTCACGGGGGAGACCTCGTTCGACCACTACGCGCACTGGCTGCGCGACATCGGCAAGCCGCTGCTGCCGGGCGTCTGGTTCCTCTGGATCCTGCGGGCCGTCCTCGTCGTCGCCGTGGTGGGGCACATCGCCGCCGCCACCGCGCTGGCGCTGCGCGCCCGAGCCGCCCGCCCGGTCCGGTACGCGCACCGCGCGAAGGTCCAGGGCAGCTACGCGGCCCGCACCATGCGCTGGGGTGGGGTGATCATCCTGCTCTTCGTCATCTACCACCTGCTGGACCTGACCACCGGTCACCTGAACCCGGTCGGCGACCCGAGCAACCCGTACTCCAACGTGGTCGCCGACTTCGCGCCGGAGCGCTGGTACGTCACGCTCTTCTACACCCTGGCGATCGTCTCGCTCGGCTTCCACCTGCGTCACGGCGCCTTCAGCGCCTTCCGGAGCCTCGGTCAGCAGACCCCGAAGGGTGAGCGTCGCGCCCGTACCGCCGCGCTGGTCTTCGCCGTCGCCCTGTGCGCCGGCTACCTGGTGGTCCCGTTCGCCGTACTCACCGGATTGGTGGCCTGA
- a CDS encoding LysR family transcriptional regulator — protein MQLHQLRYFVAVAEVRHFTQAADIVGITQPSLSKQIHALEADLGAPLFERVRGNIALTTAGEVLLPLAKRILADVDTATREVQELVGLRRGRVRLGATPSLATSLAPPVLRRFRDAHPTVDLRVEEGGSQDLVRDLLRGDLDLALIIMPAQGTDPGLRADPILRESLVVASVAELPAATVTGQLRITDLRDQPMVMFREGYDLRDATLQACRDAGFEPTIAVDGGEMDAVLSFVEAGLGIALVPGIVVARRPGVRITRLAPPGVTRTIAVARRRDVVPTHAGRELRRILLEYVRDASTEGELPPGVEPL, from the coding sequence ATGCAGCTCCATCAGCTGAGGTACTTCGTGGCGGTGGCCGAAGTACGACATTTCACCCAGGCGGCCGACATCGTCGGCATAACCCAGCCCTCGCTGAGTAAGCAAATTCACGCCCTGGAGGCCGACCTCGGGGCGCCCCTCTTCGAACGGGTAAGGGGCAACATTGCCCTCACCACCGCCGGGGAGGTGCTCCTCCCGTTGGCCAAACGGATCCTCGCCGACGTCGACACCGCCACCCGGGAGGTGCAGGAACTGGTGGGGCTGCGGCGGGGCCGGGTACGCCTCGGCGCCACCCCCAGCCTCGCCACGTCGCTCGCCCCGCCGGTGCTGCGTCGCTTCCGGGACGCGCACCCCACCGTCGACCTGCGGGTCGAGGAGGGCGGCTCGCAGGACCTGGTCCGCGACCTGCTCCGCGGTGACCTGGACCTGGCGCTGATCATCATGCCGGCCCAGGGCACCGACCCCGGCCTGCGCGCCGACCCGATCCTGCGGGAGAGCCTGGTGGTGGCCTCCGTCGCCGAGCTGCCGGCCGCCACGGTCACCGGGCAGCTGCGCATCACCGACCTGCGCGACCAGCCGATGGTGATGTTCCGGGAGGGCTACGACCTGCGCGACGCCACCCTCCAGGCCTGCCGGGACGCCGGCTTCGAACCGACCATCGCCGTCGACGGCGGCGAGATGGACGCCGTGCTCAGCTTCGTCGAGGCGGGGCTGGGCATCGCGCTGGTGCCCGGCATCGTCGTCGCCCGCCGGCCGGGCGTGCGGATCACCCGGCTCGCCCCGCCCGGCGTCACCCGCACGATCGCGGTCGCGCGGCGCCGGGACGTGGTGCCCACCCACGCGGGCCGCGAGCTGCGCCGCATCCTCCTGGAGTACGTCCGGGACGCGAGCACCGAGGGCGAGCTCCCGCCCGGCGTCGAGCCGCTGTAG
- a CDS encoding ABC transporter substrate-binding protein, with translation MRRLVAVLAAAAVLGVGLTACGESDPVAGTAGGETREITHAMGTTKVPAHPQRVVVLDTDKIDTALSLGVTPIGAATAGEAKSWPTYFGADKLAGIKEVGVLAEPDIEAINALKPDLILGSKFRQEKFYDELSAIAPTVFTEKVGITWKENFLLDGKALGKEQEAKDLLARYETRAQEFGTKLGDAASRKISIVRFLPGAIRVYGPDSFSGIVVGDTGLGRPERQQLANKEDKRFDVVSQERVSEVDGDVIFVTAYGEKAAAEQATVTGGTLWKGLSAVKANKAYVVSDEVWMTGIGVGAANKILDDLQKYLAA, from the coding sequence ATGCGTCGTCTCGTCGCCGTCCTCGCCGCGGCTGCCGTCCTCGGCGTCGGCCTCACCGCCTGCGGTGAGAGCGACCCGGTCGCCGGCACCGCCGGCGGGGAGACCCGGGAGATCACCCACGCCATGGGCACCACCAAGGTGCCGGCCCACCCGCAGCGGGTCGTCGTCCTCGACACCGACAAGATCGACACCGCGCTCTCCCTCGGCGTCACCCCGATCGGCGCCGCCACCGCCGGGGAGGCCAAGAGCTGGCCGACCTACTTCGGTGCCGACAAGCTCGCCGGCATCAAGGAGGTCGGTGTCCTCGCCGAGCCCGACATCGAGGCGATCAACGCGCTCAAGCCCGACCTGATCCTGGGCAGCAAGTTCCGCCAGGAGAAGTTCTACGACGAGTTGTCCGCCATCGCGCCCACGGTGTTCACCGAGAAGGTCGGCATCACCTGGAAGGAGAACTTCCTCCTCGACGGCAAGGCCCTCGGCAAGGAGCAGGAGGCCAAGGACCTGCTGGCCAGGTACGAGACCCGGGCCCAGGAGTTCGGCACGAAGCTCGGCGACGCCGCCTCCCGCAAGATCTCCATCGTGCGTTTCCTCCCCGGCGCGATCCGGGTCTACGGACCGGACTCGTTCTCCGGCATCGTCGTCGGTGACACCGGCCTCGGCCGGCCCGAGCGGCAGCAGCTCGCCAACAAGGAGGACAAGCGCTTCGACGTGGTCAGCCAGGAGCGGGTCAGTGAGGTCGACGGTGATGTCATCTTCGTGACCGCGTACGGCGAGAAGGCCGCCGCCGAGCAGGCCACGGTCACCGGCGGCACCCTCTGGAAGGGCCTGTCGGCGGTCAAGGCCAACAAGGCGTACGTGGTGTCGGACGAGGTCTGGATGACCGGCATCGGCGTCGGAGCCGCCAACAAGATTCTCGACGATCTCCAGAAGTACCTGGCCGCCTGA